From Campylobacter showae:
AAGCTAGCTCAGGATAAGAAAAACTACATGGAGATAAACGGCCATAGAGTAGTTACGATAGACGCTGCGGTTAAAGCCGGCGCGCTATTTTTGATCCCGGAGCCAAAGAGCCCACACGGCGTAGACGTCACTCCTGACGGCCGCTATATCGTCATCGGCGGCAAGCTAGATACTCACGCGACGGTTTATGATTTTAAAAAGATTAAAAACCTAATCGACAAAAAAGAGTTTGCCGGCACCGATCCGTACGGCATCCCTGTGCTTGATATGGCAAAGAGCTTGCAAGGACAAGTCGAACTTGGCCTTGGACCTCTGCATAACTCTTTTGACGAGAAAGACGGCATCATCTATACCTCTCTTTACGTCGATAGCCAGATCGTAAAATGGGACTATAAAAATCTAAAAGTCCTAGATAGGATCAACGTCCACTACAACATCGGACACCTTGATACTATGGAGGGAAAATCGTCAAAACCTAAGGGAAAATACGCTATCGCTCTTGATAAACTTTCGATCGATCGCTTTAACCCGGTAGGTCCTCTTCACCCGCAAAACCACCAGCTTATCGACATCACGGGTGCTAAGATGGAGCTTTTATACGATATGCCGATACCTCTTGGCGAGCCTCACGACGTAGTTTCTATTGCGGCTAGCAAGCTAAAACCGGCTACTACCTATACGATGGGAACAAACTCTCGCACGGGCAAAGAAAGTCCGTTCGTAACTCTTGCAGGACAGGAGAGGATCGAGCGTAACGGCAAAAACGTAACCGTCTACGCCACGATGATCAGAAGCCACATCAACCCTGAGCACATCGAAGTAAATAAAGGCGACAACGTAACTATCCACCTAACGAACCTAGAGCGTGCCCAGGACGAGACGCACGGCTTTACAGTGGATCTTTACAACATCCACGCCTCTTTAGAGCCGGGTAAAACAGCGACCGTAAATTTCGTAGCGGACGAAGAGGGCGTGTTCCCTTACTACTGCACCGAATTTTGCTCTGCGCTGCACCTTGAGATGATGGGTTACTTGCTCGTTAAAGATCCGAACAAAAAATACGAATCCGCCAAAGCAAGCAAGCTAAAAACCCTAAGCCCGGAAGCTCTAAAAGCCGAATACGATAAAGTAATCGCTACGAATAAAGCTACCGACGAGGTTATCCAAAGCGTCGTTACGTATCTAAAAGAGAAGCATTACGAAAAATATCCTAAGGTAAAAGAACTAGTTACGGACGCGCTGGATCAGTACGGCAAAATCCCTGAAGTAAAAGCAAAAGCCGACGAAGCCTATAAAAAAGGCGACGTAAACGGCGCGATACTATGGGAGTACCAAGTATGGCAGTATATGGTTAAAACCGCGGACGTCGGCCTAAGAGCCAAAAACAATCTCGCTAAAGAGATCGCCACACCTATGAGCCCGGCTGCCGCCAAAGGCGAGGAAGCCTATCTAAAAGGCGGTTGTAACGGCTGCCACGTCATCGGTCAGGTTAGCTCGGGTCCAGATCTAACCGGCGTTCTTTTGCGTCACGAAAACGGCGAGAAATGGGTGTTTGACTTTATCAAAGATCCAGCTAAATTTTACGGCGACGAGTATATCAAGTCTATGATCGATTACTTTAACCTAAGAATGCCTAATCAGCACATGAGCGATCAAGAGATCAAAGATATCATCGAATACCTAAAATGGATCGACGAAAACGCAGGAATGTAATCAAAATTTGATTCGGGCTTAGCGGTCCGAATCAGTACGCTAAATTTGAGGCTCGGCGCGCGTAACCCGAGCCTCCCACGTTAAATTTAAAAAGCGTTTTGCGAAAAATTTTTTAAATTTAATAAAGGAGAAACGATGAAGAAGTATCAAATTTACACTATTATCGCGTTAGTCTTGATGACCGTTTGTTTTACGATCCCGGTGCTGGGCTTTTTTGGAGCCAAGGCTAAGATCGCCGCGGGCGAGCCGCTTGCCGGGTATTCGTATAAAATTTACGACCTTTACACCTCGTTTCAGTACAAAAATCACTTGATGCCAGACGACGTAAAAGCCAGCCTGCAAAAAGCGATCGAGCAAAAAGCCGAGATCGGCACGCCGTCTTTTCCTATCTGGTACGTCGCGCTTGAAGCGCCAAACTACCCAAAAGACGCCTTTCCAAACGGCATTCCCGTTTATTTTCACGTTGACGGATACAGCGGCGACGTGCACGAGATGAACACCATAAACCACTACATCGGCATGTATCCGATGGAGCACGGCGGCAACGTCGAGCGTGCGATTGCGCCTTATTATCTGCTTATTTCCACGCTTTGCATGCTAGCATTTTTATACTACGACGGTAAATTTAACTCCCTGCTCATGGTGCTTCCGACCATCGCTCCGCTGCTTTTTATGGGCGCGTTTGCGGGCTGGCTATACTGGTACGGGCACAATATGCAAGAGTGGGGCGCGTTTAAGATAAAACCGTTTATGCCGACAGTGCTTGGCGACGGCAAGGTCGCGCAGTTTACTACGCACTCGTATCCTAGCATAGGATTTTGGGTGATGATGGCTATGAGCGCGCTTTGTATCCTAGCCGTATTTTCAAAGAAAAAAGAGCTCAAAGACGCGAAATGAAATTTAAGCTTTTGCTCTTTTGTGCGCTAAATTTGACGGCCTTCGCCAGTCCGCTACAAGACGCTATAAACGCCGCCGAACCGGGCGACATCTTGCGCCTAAACGACGGACTTTACGAGGGAAATATCATAATCGATAAACCGCTCTCAATCATAGGCAAGGGCGACGGCGCCGTGATACGAGGCGACCGCAAATCAAGCGTGATAAAAGTAACGGCAAAAAACGTCAAGCTCATAAATTTAAACATCGAAGGCAGCGGCACGAGCCAGATGGAGCTAGACGCGGGCGTCAGCTGCTCTAAGGGCAATAATATTTTAGTCGAGAAAAACCGCTTTAAAGACGTGCTTTTCGGTATCGAGCTATCAGAGTGCAACCAAGCCGTCATCAGAGATAACAACATCACCTCAAAAGAGGGCTTTGACGTGCCTAGACGCGGAGACGCCGTGCGCGCGTGGTATTCGCACGAAAATTTGATCGAGCGAAACTACGTCTATAACAGCCGCGACATCGTGGCGTGGTTTTCCAGCAACAATATAATCCGCAAGAACTACGGGCAAAACAACCGCTACGCCGTGCATACGATGTACTCTGCGGGTAACCTCATCGAGGATAACGAATTTAGCGGCGGCGCGGTGGGGATGTATTTTATGTTTTCAACAAATTCTCTCGTGCGCCGAAACGTGATAATCAACTCAAACGGAGCGTTTGGCGTGGGTATCGCGCTAAAAGACGCCTCGGGATTTAACATCAGAGAAAATACCTTTTTATATAACTCGCGCGGCATCTACTCGGACCGCTCGCCGCTAAATCCGGGCACCGTAAATACCCTCGAAAACAATCAAATTTTATACAACGTCATCGGGCTGCAAATGCACGCGACGCAGGAAAAAAGCGTGTTTAAGGGCAATGATTTTATCGGCAACATGGAAACGGCTATCAACGACACTCCGGGCTCAAAGATCGAGCTAAACGAGTGGAGCGGTAATTATTTCGACGAATACGAGGGCTTAGACGTCAATAGAGACGGTATCGGCGATACGCCATACTTGCACTTTGTTTACGCCGATAAGCTTTGGCAATACTATCCGACTCTGCGCTTTTTCTACGGCTCCACCGTGATTAGCGGGCTAAATTTTCTAGCTAAGCTTGCTCCCTTTTCCGAGCCGCTTAAGCTTTTAGAGGACGGCTCTCCTAAAATGCGCCCAAATAACGCTCAAAAGGCAACGCTATGAATAGACGAAATTTTATCGCCCTAACGGCAGGCGCGGCGGCCGCAGGCTACAGCATCGGATATTTTTTACCCAAAACGCGCGCGGACGAGCTTTTTTTACGGCCTCCCGGAGCTGTTAAAAATTTCGAATCGCTCTGCATAAAATGCGGTCAGTGCGTGCAGGTCTGTCCGTATCACAGTATCGAGCTACTAGATATCGCGCAGGGCTACTCAAACGGCACGTCCTACATAAACCCGCACGAGCGAGGTTGCTATCTGTGCGACCTTTTCCCTTGTGTTTTGGCCTGTCCTAGCGGCGCGCTAGATCACGCCACGACGCAGATCAGCGACGTAAAGATGGGCGTGGGCGTGCTACGAGGACGCGAAGCCTGTCTAGCGTACAAAAACGAAAACGTAAATTTAAGCAGCGTTACGAAAATGCTTGAGCGTAAAATTTACAACGACCGCGAGCAAGCCGTAAAAGACGCCGTCCAAAATAGCGTGGATAAGCCCTGCGATCTGTGCATTAGCCTCTGTCCCGTCGGAGACGCCGCCATATCGATGGCTAAAAGCGACGGGCGAAATTTGCCCGAATTTAAACAAGGCTGCGTCGGATGCGGAGTGTGCACCGAGGTTTGCCCGGCGCAGATCATAGATATAGCGCCAAACCGCAGCTATGACGAAATTTACAAAGGATAAAAATGAGAAATAAAATTTTAGGCTGTCTCGTCGCCCTCGCCGCCGCCATGCTGATAACTGGCTGCGAGAGCAAGGATGATAAAAAACCGGCGACGCAATCGGCAAAAACACAAGCGACGCCCGCCGCCGCAGGCATGATAGAGACGCAAAAAGCAGACGCTAACACAACCGCGCAAAAAGACTACGACCAGTTTATGACCTACGATATAAACGGCAAAAAGAGAGTCAAATTTGGTCTAGACGACGAGGAGAGCGAGACTAGCCGCTCGGTAGGCGCTCTAGCGATGGTGCGAAGCCCGCTGCAAAGCATAAATTTAAAACTCATCAAGGGGCGCCTTAGCAAGGACTTTATCGTAAAATGCTCCGCCTGCCACGACGACTACGCTAACGGCATCATCGGCCCGTCGCTGCTAAATAAAACCTCGGATCAAATTTACGACATGATCGCCGCGTATAAGAGCAAGCAAAAGGCAAATCCTTTGATGAAAGATCTGGTGCGCGGCATGGACGAGACGCAGATAAGGGCGCTAGCTAATGAAATCAGCGAATTTAACGAGCAATTTAGAAAAAAATAGGAGGCTAAAATGGGAAAGAAAATAGCGATAATCTTTGGAGCTTTGGTACTTGCGCTCATGGTTTTTATGCTGACTAGCCAGCCGTCGGCACCCATAAAGGACGCTAGCAGGCCCGAGCTAAAGCCGGCGCAGCAAACAAAGCCGAAAGTCGTAAACGAAGAGCTAAATTTGCAAGATAGCGAAGAGATTAAAAAGATAAAACAGCTACAAAACAGCGTCGCAAATCAGCCTAGCGAGGGCGTTAGCAAGCGATACCTAACCTCCTGCGCGCCTTGCCACGGAGCAAACGGCAAGGGCGTGATGGCGCCTAGCATCGCAGGCAAAAGCAAGGACGAAATCCTAGCTTCGCTAAAAAACTACAAAGAGGGCAAGGTGCCAAATAGCCTGATGAAGGGGCTTCTCACAAATGTTTCAGACGAGGATTTAGGCGCGTTAGCTGATGAAATTTCAAAATTTAAAGAGTAGCGGATGGATAAATATAGCACGCGTTGCACGGTCGCCAAAGTCCCGTTTCTAAGCACGCTCACGGTAAAAAACGCCGAGGGCAAAAAGCGCCTTAGCATCCGCGCTTGGCGGCTCATGACGATTGCGCTCGTGCATATTTTGTTCGTGCTTTCTTACCGCGCGGATATTCAAATTTTAGAAGGCGATATCAGCGGATCAAGGATCTTAGGCTTTCATTTGACCGACGCTTTTATGAGCTTTCAGGTATTTGCCGCGACGCACGAGTTTCCGACAAATTTGATCATCGGCACGGCTACGATTTTGCTTTTTTACGCGCTCGTGGGCGGGCGGGCGTTTTGCGGCTGGATTTGCCCTTATACTTTTTTGGGCGAGATCGGCGAGAAAATCCACGAAAATTTAGCCGCCAAAAAGATAATCAAACGCCGAAATTTCGACCCGAAATGGCGCTACGTCTTTACCGCCCTTTTTATCGCGATGAGTTTTGCCAGCGCGCAGCTCGTGTTTGAGATTTTTAGCGTGACGGGTATTGTGTCTAGGTTCGTCATTTACGGCTATTTTCACGCGATTTGGTTTGCGGTTTTCGTGCTTTTAGTCGAGATTTTCTACTCCCGCAGAGGCTGGTGCCGCTACGTCTGCCCTATCGGCGCGACGTACTCGCTGCTAACCCGCACTAACGCCGTTAAAGTTAGCTGGAACAAAGATCGCTGCGACCACTGTTTGGTCTGCATCGATACCTGTCTCGTGCCGCACGTGCTAGAGATCACGAAGAAAAACGCCAAAACGGGCGAGGATGAAAATAAAAAAGAATTTCGTCTCGTGGGCGGCGACTGCACGCTTTGCGGGCGCTGTATCGACGTGTGCCACCACGACGCGCTGAAATTCGACAACGGCTTTAAAAAGCTCATCTAAAAGGATAAATTTGATAATCTTAAAAGACATCACCAAGGCTTTTGGCTCGCAAAAGATACTGCAAAACGTAAATTTAAACATAAAAAAGGGGCAAAAAACGGTCGTGCTCGGGCAAAACGGCGCCGGCAAAAGCTCGCTGATGCGCATAATCCTGGGCGAATTTAAGCCAAACAGCGGCGAGGTGCGAGTAAACGGCTTTGACCCATTTACCGCGCGCAAAGAAGCCCTTAGCGTGATATCTTTCGTTCCGCAAACGCCGCCGCCGCTTAAATTTAACCTAAAAGAGCTTTGCGAGTTCGTCTGCAAAAGCTCGGGCGTCGCGCAGGAAAACATAGAGAAATTTTGCGAGAAAATGGAGCTTGATCTAAAAGGAAATTTTCACAAGCCCTTTTACAAACTCTCAGGCGGTATGAAGCAAAAAATGCTAATCGCAATCGCCTTTGCTAAAAACACCGAAGCTATGATGTTTGACGAGCCCACGGCAAATTTAGACCCGAAAGCCAGGCGAAATTTTATGGATTTACTAGGCGAGTTCGCAAGCGAAAAGACTCTGGTTTTCATCTCGCACAGGCTTGATGAGGTTCAGAGTATGTCAAACCGCTACGTCGAGATGGACCTGGGGCAGATCATAAAAGACGAGCCGATCACACAAGGAGACGACCGTGAATAACCTCCTACTCATCGCCAAACTAGACGTCGCCGAGTCGCTACGCTCGCGCTGGTTTCTCATCTACATGCTAGTTTTTATGGGGCTTATCGTTACTTTTATCTTTAGCGGCGTGACGGACTCGCGGGTGCTCGGATTTAGCGGACTTACGCGGCTTTTGCTGCTTTTTATCCAAATTTGCATCATCATCGTGCCCATTTTTATCCTCATCTCGACCGTACGCAGCATCAGCGCAGACCGCGATACGAATTTGCTCGAATACATGCTTAGCTTTCCCGTTAGCCTGGGCGAATATTATTTCGGTAAGGCTTTGGGGCGTATTTTCGTTATTTTCGTGCCGCTTTTGCTCTCTTTTGCCATTGCGGTGATTGCTGGGCTAGTTAAAAAAATCGAAATCCCGTGGAATATCCTAACCCTCTACACCGCCCTACTTTTCGCGCTTAGCTTCGTGTTTTTGTCGTTTGGATTTCTCATCTCCTCGGTGATCAAAAATCAAGAAATGGGTCAAGGCGTCGCGTTTTTACTCTGGCTTATCTTGCTGGCGTTTTTGGATCTCGCGCTGATCGGCTTTTTGATGAAAACTAACGTACGCGAGGATATCATCTTTTTTATCGCGCTCATTAACCCGATCGAGGTTTTTAGGATCGCGGCGATTAGCCTATTTGATCCAAATTTGGCCGTTATCGGCGTGGCGTCAAATTTCGTGCTAAACAACTTTAGCGCGTTTGGATTTGTGATTTACTCGATTTTTTATCCGCTGATTTTAGGCGCGATTATGCTTGTCGGGGGGTATTTTATCTTTAGCAGCAGGGATTTGGTGTAAATTTGACTCGCTTACGGAGTCAAATTTACATCGCTTCGCTAGCTTTGGCAGGCTTAAATTTAACTCGTAAATTTAAGCCCGTTTCGTCAAATTTGCAAATTTACGAGCGTCAAATTTCGCCGCCCTAAATTTACCGCTCAAATTTAAGCTTCCTCCGCCTCGCCTAAATTTCCCTCGCCAGCAACCAGCTGGGCCGCTAGTTTTTTACTTGATTTAAAGTCAACTTTGCCCGTTCCTAGCACAGGTACGGCCTCGACTTTAAAAATCTTTGAAGGCTGCATGATGGACGGTATCGCAGAAGCTCTGATGCGCGCGGCCACGTCCTCCTCGCCTATCTCGCCGCTAAATAGCATAACGACCTGCTCGCCCTTTTTCTCGTCGGCGACGTTGGTGCACACAAAGGTCGCCTCATCGCCCAGCACGGCTGAAATTTGAGCCTCTACCGCGCCTAGGCTTATCATCTCGCCGCCGATTTTAGCAAAGCGAGAGAGCCTATCGGTGATCGTTAGGAAACCCGCCTCGTCCAAAAAGCCGATGTCGCCGCTGTTATAGTAGCGCACACCGTCTAGCTCGACGATCGCCTCTTTCGTGCGCTCCTCGTCCTCGTAGTAGCCCTTCATCACCTGATGGCCGCCAATTAGGATGAGGCCGGCTTGCCCGTTTTCTAGCTTTGCTAGGCTTGTAGGATCGCAGATTCTTATTATCGTGCCGGCCGTCGGTAACCCCACGCTGCCCTCTTTTGAGAAAATGAGCTCTTTAAAAAACTCGGGCTCTAGCACGTTTGCGGTATTTACGCTGACAACTGGCGAGGTCTCGGTCGTGCCGTAGCCTTCGTAAATTTCGACACCGAATTTCATCTTAAACTCGCGCTTAACGGCCGCGTTTAGCTTCTCCGCGCCGGCAATCGCGTAGCGGATCGTAGAAAACATCAGCGGATTTAGCTTTTTGTTTTTGGTATAGAGCCTAAAAAACGTCGACGTGCCAAACATTATCGTCGCGTGGTATTTAGCAACCATCTTACCCACGGCAAAGGCGTCCGTGGGATCAGGCACGTGAGCGGAGGCGATACCCTCGCTAAGCGGGAAAAAGGTCGCCGCAGTAAGCCCGAACGAGTGAAATATCGGTAGCGACGCTAAGATAACGTCGTTGCCGTCCGTATTTACAATCTCTGAAATTTGCTTGATGTTAGCCATTATGTTTTTATGCGTTAGCACGATGCCCTTTGGCGTGCCTTCGCTGCCGCTGCTAAAGAGTATCGTAGCATCGTCGTCGATGCGAACGTCGCGAAAATAAATAAGCTCAAGCAGCCAGCGCGGCATCAAAATCGCCTTTATCATCGCGCAAATTTTATCAGCCTTGCTTATGCCTTGCGCGACGTCTTCAAGATAGACGAGTCTGCCTTTTAGAGATTCTTCCAGCTCAAAGCCGCGAGCCTTTAGCTTGGCGATAAACTGGCGCGACGTGATTATGCTTCTTAACCCAGCCTTGTCCGCGCAGCCGATCAAATTTTGCTCGCTAAGCGTGTAGTTTAGATTTACGCTTACCTTGCCTCTGATAAATAGCATCAAATTTATAATGCTGCCCATCACCGAGGAAGGCAGTATCACGCCGACGTTTCGCTCTTTTAAAAACGAGAATTTAAATTTAGACAAAAACACAAGCACCGTCGCGATAACCTTGAGATTGTTTAGATCAGCGCCCGTGCTATCTACCATCGAGCGTTTAAACAGATTTGCTTTAGCGTGTTTTAGCCAGCTAAACTGCATAGGCTCTAGAGTTTTTAGATACTCCGCCCAGCTAAAAAACGACAGCTCGACGACCTTTTCGCGCACCTGCGGGGCTTTGGTCTCAGGTGCCAAAGGCGCGCCGAAGCTCACCCTGATAGCGCGCTTGCCGTCTATTTTGCGGCTGATTCTTTGGTAGTATTTTTGAGCGCGCGAGAAGCTCGAACCCCAAAGGCCGCGCAGATAAAATGGCACGATGACGGAGTTCGTATCGCTTGCGGCTATCTCGTAACCGTGCGCAAACTCGTCTATCTGGCCGTTATAACTGATATGCCCTTCCGGAAACAGCGCCACCACGTCGCCCGCGTCTAGGCACTCGCGGATCTTTTCTAGCGCGCTTTTGCTAGCGCCCGCGCCTATCGGGATCACGTCAAATAAATTTAATAGCCATTTTAGGTACCAAATTTCATAAAAGCTCTTATGCATCGCAAATCTGATCGGGCGCGGAGAGGCCATCTGCAGCACCGCCCAGTCTATCCAGCTCATGTGGTTGCCAAGCAGCAGTACGCCGCCTTTTTGCGGGATATTCTCGACGCCGTCGACGTTGATCGTGTAACCGATCCTAAAAAACGGCATGATAAGCAAACGCGCAAAAAGATGCGGCAGGTACTTTATCGCTACCAGCGCGCAGATAAGCACGCCAAAAGAAGTAATGACGAAAATTTCGGGCGTACTAACGGCAAATATACTAAACGCCATCGCAAGCAGCAAAAACGCCGCCATAAAGATGTTTTGGATAAAGTTACTGCCCGCTAGCGTGCGGCCCATCTGCTCTTCGGACGTGAAAAACTGGATATTTGCGTTTAGCGGCACGATGAAAATGCCGCCGCTAAAACCGAACAAAAAGGATGCCAGCGTCATAAACGCAGCACTTGAGCCCTGCGCGAACATAAGTAGCGAAGCAAAAAGCCCAAGCGCCCCAAAAGGCACAATGCCCATCTCGATGTGATTTTTCGAGTAGCTGCCCGCTAGCGCCGAGCCCGCGACCAGACCTATGGTGCTAACGGCTAAAATCGCCTGCACGATCATGACGTTGTTATCCGCGCTCATAGCCTTGTAGTGAGCGGGGAAAACGGCGATAACCAGCTGCGCTACCGCCCAGAAAACCGAAAGCCCCAGCGTACATAAAAAGGCGTTTTTGTTGTTAAAGATGTGCCTAGTGTTTTCTTTTAGGTAGCCTAGTTTAAAGTACTTTTTCGCGTCAAATTTAAGCCCGGCGTCAGTCGCCTCGAAAAATGGAATCTTAAACGTAAAAATAGTCTCGGCTACCGAGCAAACAAAAAGTATCGCGCCTATAAACCAGACTGATTTTATCATCTCTCCAGCGTCCGTGCTCGCTACGGCGTAGCTCTCAAAAATCGCCGAAAAGACAAACGACCCAAGCAAAATCGCCACGATAGTAAAGGCCTGCACGATACCGTTTGCAGCGCCAAGCTTTTCTGCGCCCGTGATTTTTTTAATCAGGCCGTATTTAGCCGGGCTATACACCGCGCTTTGCACCGCTAGCAGCAGCGTCGTGCCAAACGCCACGTAAAACCAGCCGCAAAGGTAGCTTATAGTGATAAAAAGCGTGAGTAAAATTTCGCTCGCCGCCGCGTATCTCGTGATGCGGGTGCGCGAAAATTTATCGTTTAAAAAGCCCGAAACGCTAAAAAGCATGATGTATGGAAGCAAGATCAGTAAATTTACGAGCGAGGTCAGGATGATCTGTAAATTTTCATCCTCGATGCTCTTAAAAAGTATGTTTTGGATCGTGATCTTGTGGCCAAGATCGACGACCGCGTTGATAAACATAACGACCAAAAAGGGCAAAAAGCCCC
This genomic window contains:
- the nosZ gene encoding Sec-dependent nitrous-oxide reductase, which encodes MNKLLSCGIVAAAGLAFVVSSACAADSDLQAIMKARGLTEKDILAAAKTYQPSGKKDDYIVFSSGGQSGQVMVYGVPSMRIYKYIGVFTPEPWQGYGYDEESKAILKSGAIRGKQITWGDTHHPALTEKNGEYVGDYLFINDKANPRIAVINLHDFETTQIVVNPIVKSEHGGSFITPNSEYVIEAAQYAAPLDNGYHSIDEYESAYRGAVTFWKFDYPKGKIDEKASFSLELPPYWQDLSDAGKGESFGWAFTNSINSEMYTGGIEKGLPPFEAGASRNDTDYLHVYNWQILEKLAQDKKNYMEINGHRVVTIDAAVKAGALFLIPEPKSPHGVDVTPDGRYIVIGGKLDTHATVYDFKKIKNLIDKKEFAGTDPYGIPVLDMAKSLQGQVELGLGPLHNSFDEKDGIIYTSLYVDSQIVKWDYKNLKVLDRINVHYNIGHLDTMEGKSSKPKGKYAIALDKLSIDRFNPVGPLHPQNHQLIDITGAKMELLYDMPIPLGEPHDVVSIAASKLKPATTYTMGTNSRTGKESPFVTLAGQERIERNGKNVTVYATMIRSHINPEHIEVNKGDNVTIHLTNLERAQDETHGFTVDLYNIHASLEPGKTATVNFVADEEGVFPYYCTEFCSALHLEMMGYLLVKDPNKKYESAKASKLKTLSPEALKAEYDKVIATNKATDEVIQSVVTYLKEKHYEKYPKVKELVTDALDQYGKIPEVKAKADEAYKKGDVNGAILWEYQVWQYMVKTADVGLRAKNNLAKEIATPMSPAAAKGEEAYLKGGCNGCHVIGQVSSGPDLTGVLLRHENGEKWVFDFIKDPAKFYGDEYIKSMIDYFNLRMPNQHMSDQEIKDIIEYLKWIDENAGM
- a CDS encoding cytochrome C encodes the protein MKKYQIYTIIALVLMTVCFTIPVLGFFGAKAKIAAGEPLAGYSYKIYDLYTSFQYKNHLMPDDVKASLQKAIEQKAEIGTPSFPIWYVALEAPNYPKDAFPNGIPVYFHVDGYSGDVHEMNTINHYIGMYPMEHGGNVERAIAPYYLLISTLCMLAFLYYDGKFNSLLMVLPTIAPLLFMGAFAGWLYWYGHNMQEWGAFKIKPFMPTVLGDGKVAQFTTHSYPSIGFWVMMAMSALCILAVFSKKKELKDAK
- a CDS encoding nitrous oxide reductase family maturation protein NosD, with the protein product MKFKLLLFCALNLTAFASPLQDAINAAEPGDILRLNDGLYEGNIIIDKPLSIIGKGDGAVIRGDRKSSVIKVTAKNVKLINLNIEGSGTSQMELDAGVSCSKGNNILVEKNRFKDVLFGIELSECNQAVIRDNNITSKEGFDVPRRGDAVRAWYSHENLIERNYVYNSRDIVAWFSSNNIIRKNYGQNNRYAVHTMYSAGNLIEDNEFSGGAVGMYFMFSTNSLVRRNVIINSNGAFGVGIALKDASGFNIRENTFLYNSRGIYSDRSPLNPGTVNTLENNQILYNVIGLQMHATQEKSVFKGNDFIGNMETAINDTPGSKIELNEWSGNYFDEYEGLDVNRDGIGDTPYLHFVYADKLWQYYPTLRFFYGSTVISGLNFLAKLAPFSEPLKLLEDGSPKMRPNNAQKATL
- a CDS encoding 4Fe-4S dicluster domain-containing protein, with protein sequence MNRRNFIALTAGAAAAGYSIGYFLPKTRADELFLRPPGAVKNFESLCIKCGQCVQVCPYHSIELLDIAQGYSNGTSYINPHERGCYLCDLFPCVLACPSGALDHATTQISDVKMGVGVLRGREACLAYKNENVNLSSVTKMLERKIYNDREQAVKDAVQNSVDKPCDLCISLCPVGDAAISMAKSDGRNLPEFKQGCVGCGVCTEVCPAQIIDIAPNRSYDEIYKG
- a CDS encoding c-type cytochrome; protein product: MRNKILGCLVALAAAMLITGCESKDDKKPATQSAKTQATPAAAGMIETQKADANTTAQKDYDQFMTYDINGKKRVKFGLDDEESETSRSVGALAMVRSPLQSINLKLIKGRLSKDFIVKCSACHDDYANGIIGPSLLNKTSDQIYDMIAAYKSKQKANPLMKDLVRGMDETQIRALANEISEFNEQFRKK
- a CDS encoding c-type cytochrome; protein product: MGKKIAIIFGALVLALMVFMLTSQPSAPIKDASRPELKPAQQTKPKVVNEELNLQDSEEIKKIKQLQNSVANQPSEGVSKRYLTSCAPCHGANGKGVMAPSIAGKSKDEILASLKNYKEGKVPNSLMKGLLTNVSDEDLGALADEISKFKE
- a CDS encoding NapH/MauN family ferredoxin-type protein; this translates as MDKYSTRCTVAKVPFLSTLTVKNAEGKKRLSIRAWRLMTIALVHILFVLSYRADIQILEGDISGSRILGFHLTDAFMSFQVFAATHEFPTNLIIGTATILLFYALVGGRAFCGWICPYTFLGEIGEKIHENLAAKKIIKRRNFDPKWRYVFTALFIAMSFASAQLVFEIFSVTGIVSRFVIYGYFHAIWFAVFVLLVEIFYSRRGWCRYVCPIGATYSLLTRTNAVKVSWNKDRCDHCLVCIDTCLVPHVLEITKKNAKTGEDENKKEFRLVGGDCTLCGRCIDVCHHDALKFDNGFKKLI
- a CDS encoding ABC transporter ATP-binding protein gives rise to the protein MIILKDITKAFGSQKILQNVNLNIKKGQKTVVLGQNGAGKSSLMRIILGEFKPNSGEVRVNGFDPFTARKEALSVISFVPQTPPPLKFNLKELCEFVCKSSGVAQENIEKFCEKMELDLKGNFHKPFYKLSGGMKQKMLIAIAFAKNTEAMMFDEPTANLDPKARRNFMDLLGEFASEKTLVFISHRLDEVQSMSNRYVEMDLGQIIKDEPITQGDDRE
- a CDS encoding ABC transporter permease; this translates as MNNLLLIAKLDVAESLRSRWFLIYMLVFMGLIVTFIFSGVTDSRVLGFSGLTRLLLLFIQICIIIVPIFILISTVRSISADRDTNLLEYMLSFPVSLGEYYFGKALGRIFVIFVPLLLSFAIAVIAGLVKKIEIPWNILTLYTALLFALSFVFLSFGFLISSVIKNQEMGQGVAFLLWLILLAFLDLALIGFLMKTNVREDIIFFIALINPIEVFRIAAISLFDPNLAVIGVASNFVLNNFSAFGFVIYSIFYPLILGAIMLVGGYFIFSSRDLV